The Brassica napus cultivar Da-Ae chromosome C7, Da-Ae, whole genome shotgun sequence genomic interval TAACTAATCAAGATCTGATTTATacatctaatatatatatatatatatatatataatatttgttatatttgttGGTATATAGTTTGTGAATCTGAGTGAAGGAAGATCAGGAGGAGTTGCAGAAGAATattggaagaagatgatgaaggatGAGCCATTACCTGAACCAATCAAAGATCTTCTTAACAATCCATTTAGGACAGGACAAGAGAGGTTCGTCAAAGATTTCAACACCAAGTCTATCGTCATCATCTACCACAATCCTAATgtataatcaattaaaatcatataatttggCTCTGCGTTTATGTATGCATCAGTTTACACATGCACCATATAAGTGTGTATTAATTAAGCAAATAACACATGCTTGAGTTGTTGTAGACTTATACAGTTATACTTACTATAGTTTATAGTGAAGAAATGTTAACCCTATGCTTCACACGTTGTTTGTTTGATATATCAAAAACCAATCTACTGTGTgtattttttctctctttttcctaTATTTTGTGAAGTTTGTGTAATTAATATTCTTCTAACATTGAAGTTTATTTAATTCTATAGTAAGAGTAATCTCAAAACAACATCTCGAGGgattttgtttttccttttcttgaaacataaaagaatattatattcaatttaaGATTTGTAATGTTTTGATACAATTGTGATATCGTGATATGGTGTCCAGAGTCAAGATCAATCAAAATAAGTCATCCTTAAGgttacaaagtaaaaaaaaaacaattgtataTTTCATAAATGTTAATAACGTGGACACCACCAACGGTTAGTGATATCGTGTCAAGAgacaaaatcaatcaaaataagTCATCCTTAAAgttacaaagtaaaaaaaaaaaaaaacaattgtgtATTTCATAAATGTTAATAACGTGGACACCACCAACGGTAAACAatgttcaaaagaaaaaaaacgttgAATGTAGAAAAAAGAGAGATCCACAATATACGACCACAAACACTGACCAGTCCAATTCAgttttttcactttttatttattgtaatttACCGCAGAAcaacaaatttacaatatggtaAAAATCCTCAACGATAAACTGGTGGCAGGGCTGTTACTTGGTTGGGTGCCAATGGGTGTGGTCCACTGTGTTGGACGGGTAATGGGTAAGCCCAAATATTTCATGGTCTAGTTGAGCTAAACATCAAGTTTGCCCATGGACAAGTTGGGTCAATCGTTTTGGACACTAGGCTAACcggtgaaataaaaaaatttaggtttTCTAATATTGGAGAAAAATCGATTGAATCGATAGGTCTCTGCTTTTCGATTCATCTGCGATTTTGCGATAAAAATCAATCTCTACATCTCGATTCGTCTTCTCCGGCCTTGATTATCTTAATCTGAACCAAATTTCTCTATTCTCTACATTTTCTTTACGTCTAACTTCTTCTTCTCGGTATATGCATTTCAGGCATGCTTCATGATTCGATCTCGGTTTAACTTGTCATCCATCTCGTTATGTGTTGTGGGTTTCGCTTCGATCTTATTCTCGAGTTTTAGCTTCGATCCATCTCGGTTTATCTCGAGTTTAGCTTCGTTCTAATCTAGACTTTTAATGAATCTcgtttaacttttgttttgtgAATCTGTGATGAATCTCGTTTTTACTCTtgctctgatgatgatgaagaatcGTTTAGAttataaaattcatatatatcgTTTTGTTTTGGATTCAAAAACACGAGGAGTTGTATGAAAATTGAAGCTCAAGTTATCTCTTCGATATAGCCGTTATCTCTGCAAGATTCTTGTATTATATGTGTATCTCCTCGGTAAGTTTCGAACCACTCCTTTGTATGATGATGAATCTTTAACATTCTAACTGAGTAGTATCGATGAGTAGCAATGCTATGAGCCTATGATAACTGATTATTGATGAATCTCTAGAATCTCGTTTGCATAACTGAGTAGTATCTTTATGTGTTAATTGAGTAGCAATGCTATGAGCCTATGATAACTGGTTATTGATTATGTGTTGTGGGTTTTGTGTGTTCATGTTTCTGAGATTCTacttaagttttattttcttaacttGAGCCAGTCTCGTTATGTGTTGTGGGTTTTGTGtgttcatgtttctgttttcaCAGTTTGCTAATACTATTCAATGTATCCTTTACAGATTGCCTTCACTTGCTACTTTCCTCGGCCTTCTCTTCAGACTTAAGGTATCAATGTATTATTTCTCTTTGATTGACTTAAAACTAGTTTATATACCATGAGAACtctcatttaaatattttttttgtttcagaaaatGGAAGCTGTAGACTTGAACGATGATGGTCAGAATGATGTGATGGATGAAGTTATAGAGATATCAGAGGCTAACAGAGGCACACAACCAAAACAAGTTCAGTCACGCCGTAGAGTCTCTAGGTGCTGGAGAAAGTTTACTATAATTGGAGGAAAGCTGTCTGATGGTACAACTAAGATCAGATGCAACCTTTGTAGAAGGGTTTACTTCTTGAATCTTCGTAGAAATGAAACCTCAACTCTGACTCGTCATATGAAGGTATGTCCAAAAGCTGTTGGAACACCTAAAAGTAGTTCTAGGAATGTGGATATGATGGTGTTCCGTGAGATGATAGCTATGGCCATTATAGAGCATGATCTTCCTTACAAGTTTGTAGAGTAAAAGAGGATTAGAATGGCTTTTACTTATGCTAATTCTAGTACTGAGTATTGGAGCAGAAACGCAGCAGCTTCTGATGTGTTGAAGATTTATTAAAGTGAGAAGCAGAAACTTAGGAAGGGTATGTTTGACAACATGTCTCTGGAGGGCTATTACCATCGTAAGATATCTCTGCTTGACTGCGCATTACATCGATGCTGAATGGAATTTGCAAGCTAAAATATTGGCTTTCACCGCTTTTCCTCCGCATCATTTTGGAATAGCCATTGCTATGAAGCTGATTGAGCTGCTGAAGGAGTGATGACTGGAAAAGGTCTTTTGTCTCACTGTAGACAACTCTTCTTCGAATGATAGCATGCAGAGTATCATGAAGAGACAAATGCACAAAGATCAGGTCTGCGGTGGCGAGTTCTTCCATGTACGATGTTCAGCACACATCCTTAATCTTATTGTTCAAGACGGCTTAGCAGTGATTGGAGGAGCTTTGCAGAAAATCAGGGAGAGTGTCAAGTTTGTTAGAGGATCCGAAAGCAGGGAAAGAATGTTTTAAAACTGTGTTGAAACAGTGGGAACCGAGGTCGAGGGTGATGAAGGTCTGGTCTTAGATGTAAGCACATGATGGAATTCTACTTTCCTTATGCTTTCTAGAGCTATCAAGTTGAAAGCTGCACTAGGTAACTTGGCGGATGTAAAACCGAGTTATGTGAGTT includes:
- the LOC125590695 gene encoding uncharacterized protein LOC125590695, producing the protein MKQKRYLVVVFFVLFSFLLFVNLSEGRSGGVAEEYWKKMMKDEPLPEPIKDLLNNPFRTGQERFVKDFNTKSIVIIYHNPNV